The genomic segment gaggtgtgagttgaaagtctgttggacaggggcctcctccagacgttcccaatttacccgcactacccgtttgggcttaccaggtctgtccagagtcttcccctaccccctgacccaactcaccaccagatggtgatcggttgacagctccgcccctctcttcacccgagtgtccaaaacatacagcctcagatcagatgaaacgattataaaatcgatcattgacctttggcctagggtgctctggtaccaagtacacttatgagcatccctatgttcgaacatggtgtttgttatagacaatccataactagcacagaagtccaacaacaaacaaccactctggtttagatcagggaggccgttcctcccaatcacgcctctccatgtgtctccatcattgcccacgtgcgcgttgaagtcccccagcggAACTATGGAGTCTctcactggagccccatgcaggacttcactcaaggtctccaagaaggccgaatactccaaactcttgtttggtgcatatgcacaaacaacagtcagagttttcccccccacaacccgcaggcgtagggaggcgaccctctcgtccaccgggttaaactccaacgtagcggcgctcagccgggggcttgtgagtatccccacacccgcccggcgcctcacaccctgggcaactccggagaagaaaagagtccaacccctatccaggagtatggttccagaaccaagactgtgcgtagaagtaagccccaccagatctaactggtagcgctccacctcccgcacaagttccagctccttcccccacagagaggtgacattccacgtccccagagccagcgtatgctgcccgggtctggtccgtcgaggcccctgaccttcactgccacccgtgtggccgcacacccgaccccagcggttcctcccacaggtggtgggcccatgggatggagagatgtatgccacgtagctttttcgggctgtgcccggcccggctccgtggcaaacccggccaccagacgcttgctgacgagccctccatctgggcctggctccagacgggggccccgggcttcctccgggcagggtcacttcatcccttcctcgatttttcataggatttttgaaccattctttgtctggcccctcacctgagaccactttgccttgggagaccctaccaggagcacaaagctccagacaacacagccctcaggttcatagggacacacaaacctctccaccacgataaggtgatggtttcCGGAGAGGTGCagtagacatacatacatacatacatacatacatacatacatacatacatacattttgtttttatttttatttttttattgcagtagacaaaagaaaaatggatttttggaattctatgaatcgattttgaatcagtagagcttgaattgcgatacgaatgtgaatcgatttttttgcacacccctactcaCCACCAGCTCTATTTGGAAGCTCTTCTGAAACTTTTGATTATATCACATTGTCCAGTTGTCATagatgttccttttttttttttttactgatacagtaacatttgaatgcaggacttttactgagCAGGGAAGATGAAAGAGAAGTAAATCTGGAGTATTTCAACCATCAATGATAAACCAATCCTAAACCCAAACTCTAGTCAGAAATCTAATCtaacagtattttttaacatgtttataCCCTAATAGTAACAAATCACCTGGAGCATATTTACCTAAACAATCTGGCTTCTCTAGAAATCTGGATTCTCTACCAAAAATAACAGCAGTCTGAGGCTTGAAAGGAGCAGGGTGGGTCGAGAAAAGGTGAGGCAGCATGTTTGAAACTGTCTCATAGTTTAAACTGTAGTGCAGTTGAGCTTTTATTGTGGGCTGTGACTTGAAGAGGAAGGTCCCACCCTGCTGATCAAATAATATTCCATTCCTCACGCTCATCAGTCTGATAACTGTTAAAGTGTAGAGCAGGAAAAAAAGGTTCAGAGGTCACTGCTGTGTGTGGCCAGGTGTTGTAAAACAGGAGCTTTAACTATCTGTGATACTGATATGATAAAGAGGTAATCAATAtgagtagggatgcaccgatccgactttttcagtcccgataccgatgcctgggctttgtgtatctgttgaTACCCGATAGCGatccgataccgttgttgaattaataatacactgtataccttccaccttataccttccttccaccatgtggaagagactaaaggcaccagactttcctaactaaacattactttcctaccTAAGACAagataacatagatgtaatgtattgaattcttatttatttgtacactcaactcttccagcatgcgacacacagaggacagaggaaaaaaaaaaaaaaaaaactggatctacccgtggatctgttaatttttccgatccccgatccagctattttgtcaatatcgggaccgatatccgatcttaatatgggatcggtgcacccctaaaTATGAGCACTGGCTGCTTTTTAAACTGCCTCATTCAGTCAGTAGCGTCCACAAGTCATCTCTTAAAACTTGACTTTTCctatacttttttcttttccgttTCCATGTAGACCATGTTGCACCCATCCACATGGCTTGGATGGCCACTTGACTATCTGGGAATGTTCAATAGTAACACTAAGGTCCAGGTTTCAGTTTATCCTCTGATCCCGAATCGGCACACTGTTGTGCAACATTGTGTACCTACAGCAAGACTGAATGAAATCCCCTCTTGATTATAGACCATCCCTCTACAAACAAGGATAGTGTTTATTTACATATCACTTTGCAAATGAATAAAAAGTGATCCAATTCagatttaaatgaataaaagcaAAGCAGGAAATATAGAGTCAAAGGAGGATTTTGCTGTGTTATTCTGCCACCAGCTGGCAGAAACAAGCAGCTGCTGTATAAAAAGAAGAGATGACAGACTTTACCCAAAAACCTCTCCCACCACCCAGTGAGACAGCCATCAGAATCTGATACTctgaaactaaactgaatttctAATATTGTGTGTTTCATTAGGAAATAATGTCCTCTGGAGACGAAGACAAAGATGACGGGCTCGACTTCATCGAGTTCTCCAATTATCTAAAGGAACATGAGAAGAAGTTACGAATCACCTTCAAGAGCTTGGACAAAAACGATGATGGTATGGTGTAATTATCTTACCTAGCAAACTTTTAAGTTCATGAATGATGAAAATGTACCTAAAAAGTCAAACCAAATGCCAGGAATtctactgtgtttttattttcaacaggTCAAATAGACTTAACGGAGATACAGCAGTCACTTGCAGATCTGGGACTGAACATCAGCAAAGAGGAGGCGCAGAAGATCCTTCAAAGGTATTCTGCTTATTTTAGCTTTAATTGAGCAAGGTCACGTTGGTCACGCAAGAGttacagtgtttcctttaggatttctttttagcagtgggggcaggtctgtccgaacaaagacccccccacccccaacaaGTTGAACGTTGTCCAAATAGAACGGACCCACCGCAGTGACatttttggtggagctgttcgttTAATAGTCCAGCAGCCAATGGGgggtgcattatgtcggcaggataatttaaaaggcaaccgcgactagattgtgcgtctgccctatttctgataccgtggcggcagaaattttgccatggcgggccgccactacaaaatcaacatagaggaaacactgacttAGTTGAGAGTTAAACATCTTATCCCagataaatatgaaaatattatgTTACTCTTACTTGTGGATCCAAGCCAAAACCCTCATGAACCTTTAAGTGGAAGAAAGATGTCAAAGGTGGGGACCAGTGTGAGGGACTGATAACCAGTTCAGTCTGTAACTTGGCTGAAAGCTGACAGCACATGATAAAGAGCTGGCAAGATGTCTGACTGTGTTAGAGAACGCATCCAAACATGTAGATCAAGAGTTTTACCTTAAAATAAactctgattaaaaaaaaaacaacctgtaaTTTGGAATTTTCTGGGACAAATGGGTTcatgtcattttatttctcaagCACTGCTGATTTGGTCACATTGCCTTTTAGAAAGTATGTTTCCCATGCAATCACAGTTTTAGTACacataatatatttatacacataTACTATTCACTTCCTTGTTACTGTAGTTAAATAACAAGTTTGTGCAGATAAACAACCCACATGCTTCCTCCATGAGTTAAAGGATTTGTTTATAAGCACTGTAGCTGTGTGAAATAATAACaactaatattttttttacttatgcACATAAAGAAATCTTCAAGAACATTTCAAAGTTGATTTCATTTGAATTTGCCAACATGTTACACATATTGAACTTTTAAtaaccaaataataataatataaaggcaaatgctttctttctttctttctttcttggaaTACAGGGCTGTACATatctatttttttgttataacaTTTTTCTTGGTCATTTGTACATAATGTTCTGACCTACTTGTGTAAGTTACATATGTGCGTAAATCTTtctgtgatgtcatcaaaaCTTGCACCCTCGTAGTAAAAACGTGTATTATTACATTTAGACAGACATTAATACTAATCATTTTAACCACCTCAATTACAATTTCCTACTAGTTTAACAAGTTTATATTCCCACAAACAATATCCAGTATTAGTATTGCAAGTAGTGTTAGATAAAATATTACTAGCCTAGCCATAATAGTTGACTGGAGTGACTCCTGATTGGCTGGTCGGGTACTGTCGCCACAGGATTCATTTCTTGCGTTGTTTTTTCTCGTAGACAGTGATTTATAGCCTacaagtagaagaagaaacggTTCAGGGTTTATGTTCGGTGGCTGCTTTCCTCTGGAGGtatgaaataaacatttaagCTAATACTGTCTTCGACGTCCTTTGTTAAAAATGACGAGAATACGTAGGCTATCGTGTTTAAAGTTTACTTGAAAGTTCTTGCGTCGCTTTAATTCTGTGCGAATCAACATCAACATATGTCAACCTTTTTGGTGTTATTGCAGCGAAAGTAAAATGATGCAAACGCTCATAAAGATAGAGTAGGCTATACATTACTTAAAGGACCTTATATAATAGAAAAATACGCAAGTTGTGTAAATAACTAGGGTAAAGAAGCTCCGTTTTGTGCCCGTGCATACAGTAATGAGAAAGATAACAGCTGCAGTAGACGTGGAAGTGGAGAGATAGTAGTTATACTTTTTAATACACATTTCTCAATATAGTTATGATGGTACAGTAGCCTATTTCTATTGTTGTAGAATATTTCTCAGATTGCATGGAACCCTCAGCAATCCTGGCATCAGGGACTCCTGAAACTTCATCAACACACAAAGGCCTATAAAGGTTATAAGATATTAAAAGATATAGGAGCAGCTCCAGACTATAGTCACCGTCGGTATAACACACATCTTTGGTTCCCTGCTTTTGCTTTGGGTTCATAAATGCTGATTGAGCTACCTGATGctaaaataatatgatgtaATTTAATGCTTTTGTTATCATTATAGTctccaacattttttaataaataataataagtcaAAGCTCTGGGACCTACATGTGTGTATACCCTGTTTATTATGTGTCTTTCAGTGAGTCATACTTGgaagcacaaaaacaaaaacaacagacattAATATTACGTGGTAACACTTTTTAAGTAAGCAAATTGTGAAGAAATGTTCAGCAGTGTAGAGAGAAATCATATTTAACACTTATGAAGAAACAAGTTTGAAGTGTTACAATTGAATTGTTGAATTGGATCCTGTTTAGTACTTGATATtgtttgctctgcaagtcaggcCAGGTTTATGCAGTGCGCTCTGCAGTATATGTTCTGACTTTGCATAGACAAAGTTAGAAGCAACAGATGTACAAGAGCAGGCTTGACAGTGAGACCTAGAAAGAGAAGTGAAGCAGGTTGTGCATGACTATGAATCACACCGAAAGATTAGTTTGAAATCCACAGAGAGTAATtcatgagtgtgtatgtgtgtgtcatcctGCCCAACTAAATTGGAGGAAGGAAATGAAGGACAGATGAACATTTAGAGCAGATGAGGACAGATTGATTATAGAAGAGGCCAAAGGAGAGGTGGAGGAGACACACAATGTGTTTCTAGCTATACAAAGATAAGCACAGACATATATCAGTTATGCCATTTTTGTTTGCTAATTAGACTTAATGTAAAATGAAATACTGTTATAGTTAATGGTGGTTTTGATGACCTCAATCTTCATAATCTGACCTATTTCTTGTCTGCATGCTCCCTTACCACTATCTGTTACCATTAggcaaatctctctctctctctctctctctctctctctctctctctttctctctctttctctttctgactGAACAGAAGTAAGGAGGAGTCTAATTAGTCTAGAAAGTGAATGGGATTTGGAATAGAGTATCAGCATTGTTCCTAATACAGTAGTCCATTTATTTTAGTGGAGGGGGCTCGGATCACATGACGTGAAGTTTACAAGATAAATTGTGACCCTTATCTTGAAAAATGTGATGGTAATGATTTAATTACTGCCTGATATTTCATTCCATTTATGTTTCCTGTAATTGAATACACTAGATTTATTGTCTAGCCTAGTTGGTGGTGTTTGCTTGTGTGCTTCCAAAAATGTCCACAGTTGTCTCCCTTTAACACTAAAATACAAAACTTTTCTCCCGACATTAGGTTCAAATTTTagataaaaacacatacaaaatgtgaaaaaaatgtcttcttcttttccttgttgTGCAGTATTGATGTGGACGGCACCATGACTTTAGACTGGAATGAATGGAGGGAGCATTTCCTGTTTAACCCAGCCACCGACCTGCAGGAGATTATCCGCTTCTGGAAGCACTCTACGGTAAGGGGAGGGCATGACTCGGTGACTGTGTCTTTGTCCATATGTTGTGGACCAAACTTCAAAgctttaaagtattttaaacttATTGTTAATGGTTTTTTTGGGGTTTAAATGAATGGTGCTGgtaaatatgtatttgttttgttctcCTGTGTAAGAGATTCCCTCATGCCAAGCATAATGacggaatttttttttttttatacaatctTCATTTTGCTCTGGCGTCAAGGCCAGTCTGAGCAGGTTGAGAATGCTCTCACATTAGAGggtggatacccgaaccgagcacGTTGGGAtccgacggtacccgacggtacccgacgggccgggttcggacaaatatttagaaatgatgttcgggtcgggctcggtcacggtCACATGAGCgcaataaggcattgaacatttaaaattttaaaaagcttattatgtaggtgcgcgcctgtgttaacgtgcgcttgttgccccgtgtgcgctgatgcgctcatctgttgacatttccaaatgccttcctacagttgcttaataaaagcggactttccacacaaacaaacgtacatgtgtcattactgtgagaaaaaaaaaaaaaaaagttaactgtTGGGCTCGGGTCGgcctcggacataaatatcttaatgcctgtccgACGCGGGCCGGCACTCTATCTCacatagaaaaataaatcactagTTAGAAACTCTACTTTAATAAAAATGGAAGAGACATGGAGGCCAAACAGTTAACCATCTTTATGTCCTTTGACTGTGGTAAGCTCCACTTAAAGAACCATTGCACTCAAAGGGAAAGTTGTGAAAGAGAGGATTTGGCAACAGATAAGTACTTCAATGTCAATAGATTAGACTCATTCATTTCCAGAGAAGAGGtgagaaaaggagggagagaggtggAGATAGAAGCTTGACCTAACTTTTGAATGATGGCCTTTTCTTGgaaaacaatatttaacaaATAGATTTATTTACCATACTGAGTGAGAACCTTCTGGTCCCGTTTTAAAAATGTAGTATTAATTGTTGATGTACATCAATATCAAACACATTATTTCACCTCTAAACCTTTTGCAGCTtgttaaacaaataaagaaTATTCATATTGCAATGTTTTAACTGAAATTTCACATGTAGATTGTTGGCGTTATAGAAATATACTGTGACTTGTACTATGGTTGCATGACAGAGACACAGCCAGGTCCAGTCAATGGCTAATCTCTGACGTTTGCTGCATCTGTTCACTGGCACAGCCTTGGAGGTTAAATACACCTGGTAACCTGGCTGCTAAATTGATGCAGAGATAAACTAATTTCACAAGGATTATCTTGTCAGTGGGATTGGGACACGTCACTGAGAGAGGACAGGAGTGTAGAACAGGACAGGATTGGAGTCAAGTCACTGAGCTGAGGCATCAGTGAGACTAAAGCAGTGGTTGGTAACTTCTGTGGCAGTGATAGGGTCGTACTCCCGTATTCACGTCGATGGTTACTGGCCACTCGGGATTCAGCGTTTCTCCACTTGGGCTGGATTGGATCTACAGACCCTCAACGTCTGACGCGGGAACTTTATGTAAATTATCCTGATCAGTCTGAGAAATAGAGTTTAGGGGGGAGCTTGTACAACACTGGGACTATATTGTACTGGATGGCCATGGCTCTGCTGCAccctcagcagcagcaacagggaAAGTGGTTTTTCAATGACTTTGAAGATGATGGGGGGATCTATGTGGTGGAGGTGGACATGGTGGGTTTGTTTATTTAGCCTCACAGTCCAGGTTGTCGACTGGTCATGAATGAAAACTTGGTTTCGATACATTTTAGCTTCTCACAAATACTAAAATATTCAGTTTGTCAGCCCATAAATTACAATAAATTGCAGTCATGATATGTTTGCGGTAATTTAGAAATAGTGTTGCCATTATGTACTTTGTCCACTAgagatgtttgttttctcaaCTGGAAAACGTCCCACTCAGTACATCTTTGTCACAATTCTTTATTAATCAAATGCAAGGGTTCCTTGTGCTTATTTTATCTTTCCTTAGTTCCTTAACTTATGCATTGTattagcatttttttaaactctcaAATGTTGAAAGGCCATAATGCTGGGCGTGGAAACAATAACGTAAATACTTGAGCTATTCTGATGCACTCCAATACCATAGCTTataatgttctgtttttgttgggACTGTGAGACAAAGGTGTTCAATCAGCTCCGGTTTTGAGGATGTAGTTGGAGGTGGAGcagttgaattgaattgaattcaacTATATTGTAAGATGTCCTTAATATTTTGTCCTTCCATTAAATCACCACATTTCTAACAAAGTCTCAGTTAAACAGAACATTATATtatactgtgatatatattATAGACTCACAAAAGCGAGTTGTTCATTGCTGGAATATTActcaatattttattacatCATGCAGATGTTCATGTTGTTTTGCCCTGTGTCTATATGAAAACAGATTTTCCAGTCATCTAgttaaaaagagcagaaaagagaTGTGTCCCATGTTGCCTTACAAATGTCAGATGTGTGGGTTGACAGAAAAGACTGAAGTACTAGTAGGCTGGACTAGTCTTTGAACAAGACAATATGTTACTATTAATAAATCCCTAATATCAATGCAAGCCTTTATATCGCAGGATGATTGgtccacactttttttttttttttttacttaactgTCTAAATTAGATTGCAGTTGCAGAGTGTTGTAagtgagatttgtttttttatgtttataaaaACAACCGGTTTTGTAAAGTGCAGTGCACTGATGTAATTGATCTCCCAGCATGGAGCTGTAGTTACAGTATATAAGACTTTGGATAAAGGCATGCGGTTTGTTCCGTCATGCCAGGCATTAAGTTGACGGCAAAGCTGCTAATTGTGTGGTTTTGAAGCTGAGGGATTCACTTGATTGACACATGGATCTCAAGAACATGGGTTTGAAATGACTTTTGAAATTACACAAAGCTTAAGTGAAATTCACACAGGTCTATTTTGGCAGCCATGTCATGTTTTGGTTATACAGCAAGTCGGCATATCAGTTTGAGAGTCTACGGGGCCCTGAACAGGTTTTGAAGAATTTAAAGAACTTTTAAAAGAATTTCTTTTACCTCCTTGTTGATATTTAGAAACTAAACACAGTTCACACAGTATTTAACAGGTGTCTCCGACTGACTGTGATTTAAttgtattgtgttgtgtgtaggTGCTGGATATTGGTGACAGCCTCTCCATCCCAGATGAGttcacagaggaggagaagacgaCTGGTATGTGGTGGAAGCAGCTATCAGCGGGGGCCATGGCCGGCGCCGTGTCCCGTACAGGAACCGCACCACTGGACAGGATGAAAGTGTTCATGCAGGTGTGTCaaaacgtttttgttttttttccattattggTTGTCTGTCATGTCCACTCTGTCAGATGGTCTTCTATATTTTGGTATGAAATGTACTCCTTAAAGGCCAACGTaaccaaacaaaaacatggtTCAATCCAAGCAGGGTTCAGAGTCACTGAACAGTGGAAGTGGTAGTATGTACACAGTAATATGATGTGTGCCATTAGAATAGGATCTCATAATACAACATACTACagaattacaattacaataatgacaaaagtaaaaataattccCTCATTTAGGTGTTTAACCTGttggaaattgtattttatgcaTCTTAAATGCTGCCTTTAAGACTACATGCATGTGTTCACTTTTTAAAGTAATGGCTCATAATGCAAGATTTTCTATGTACAGGTGCATTCCTCCAAGAGCAACCAAATCAGCCTGGTTGGTGGTTTTAAGCAAATGTTAAAAGAAGGAGGCTTGATGTCTCTGTGGAGAGGAAACGGTATCAACGTACTGAAGATTGCCCCTGAGACTGCCATTAAATTTATGGCCTATGAGCAGGTAAATCCAAACTGATTACACTGTACATTTCAGGTTATGTGCTAGAAAGATCATCATTCTGCAGCATGTCACTTTTGATGTAATGTTCTAATACCCAAGATCATAATATTGATGTAGAGTAAAATGATGCAATTTTCAGCTGAAGTTGATTGCTACTGATACCGGTCTTCAATAGTCATTGAGTTTTAATGCACTACTCCCTTATCAAGCCCTCCTCAAGCTATTGTTTTCTGAACTCCGTCAGCCTTACACTCAATCCCGAACTTTCggatcctcctcttcctcactgctTTCCACACTTTCTGCACGCCTGTCCACAACGGGGTTCAGAGCCTTCAGCCATTCTGCCCCTCGCCTTTGGAACTCCCTCCCTCTATCCATCCGTACCATAAAGTCTCTAccgacctttaaaacctctcttAAAACCCAACTATTCTTACACCACATAACTCCACTCTCCATCGAATTCATGGATAGAttgctttcttttcattttctatctcaatcttttaaaatgtgtttgtttaattatatttgcctttttaactgtatttttgcttgttttaactgtaaagtgtccttgagtgctatgaaaggcgcccaaaaataaaatgtattattattattattattattattactgtgttTCATTAGTTTAAGAAGTTGCTGTCCAGTGAACCAGGAAAGGTCAAGACCCATGAGAGGTTCATGGCTGGATCACTGGCTGGAGCCACAGCACAAACTGTCATCTACCCCATGGAGGTGAGCAGAGGTGGAGGCATTTACAGGTGTACCTGTGGCAATGGCTAATAATTAAGAGTGCCATCAGGTtagagaaaatgtattttcaaaaaaCGTCGATGATGGTAGTTGTCTCTGTTAGGTCTACATTAATTGTCCTCTGAACATATCATTTTCATCCTAAATAAGCCTGTACCCTGCCTCTTTCAATCTAACCTGAAAACAAAGGGCAAAGTAAAAAGATGTGAGTGACATTACAGAAGATAATGCAGATTTACTTCCTTGCTTGTTAAGGttaaataataacataatgtaTCAATAATGACAAATAAATCATTCCCATATTGTTTAGCTTTAATCAGACTGAAGGCTACCTTCCTATTGTTAAGCCTCAGCTGCTGACTGCTCCAAAGTAGAAGTGCTGTCAGGTAAAGAACAGCCTCCAGTTAAACCTATGTCCGTGCAGGTGATGAAAACCCGTCTGACCCTGAGGAAGACCGGACAGTACTCAGGAATGTTTGACTGTGCCAAAAAAATCCtgaagagggagggagtgaaggCTTTTTACAAGGGCTACATTCCCAATCTTATAGGCATCATCCCTTACGCTGGCATCGATCTGGCAGTGTACGAGGTATGTGGAAAATGTAGAAACAAAGCTCTATTTCCATATGCAACATTAAAACAGTGAAGGGTTTTCACTTGGCATGTTCAATGGACGCCACTTAAATATGATAGAACTAATAGTCCTTTCTCATACACAAACACTTCCTTATCCTCACCAGAGCTTGAAGAACCTCTGGTTGTCCCGCTACGCCAAAGACTCAGCCAATCCCGGGGTTGTGGTGCTGCTGGGCTGTGGTACCCTGTCCAGCACGTGTGGCCAGCTGGCCAGCTACCCCCTGGCTCTGATCCGCACCAGGATGCAAGCACAAGGTACAGAGAGCCAAACCTCATTCAAGATTCTGTCAACTTTTAATTTAGCCCTGTTGGTATTTACCCAGTGCTCCCATGATCTTATCCATAGGGATTAACATGGTGTAGTAAATAATTTCAAAATCGTTCAAAATTTTAAAAGAATATATAGAAAGTAGTTAATCAATTAAACTGTGAATGTTGTATTATTGGTAGAGAAGTATCCCCTAATAGGCACGGCACTACTGTAGCCAAAGTAAAGATTGAGTAAATATTAAAGCAGtaataattaatatttttaaattaacaatGGATCGCATGACTATTTGTATGTGAAAGATGTTCCTTGTtgtgatgaacctacagagaattattaCCTGACATGACAAGTGGACAaaaagatgtacagtatataaggTGAAAAACCTTTGGCATTACGTGGTTGGTTGGTTACTAAATGACAAATGAAAGCACTGACATTATCTGACACTAGTATGTCTGCTTTTATCAAGAATCCAGCAGTTTTAGatattttttccctttttctcaGCGTCTCTCGAGGGATCAGAGCAGCTGCCCATGAACCTTATGGTGAAGAAGATTCTGAAAAATGAAGGCTTCTTTGGACTTTACCGTGGCATCCTGCCAAATTTCATGAAGGTCATACCGGCTGTCAGCATCAGCTACGTGGTGTATGAGCACATGAGGTCTGAATTGGGTATTCAAAAGTAGGCAGCAGTCATTTGTGAC from the Sander vitreus isolate 19-12246 chromosome 9, sanVit1, whole genome shotgun sequence genome contains:
- the slc25a24 gene encoding mitochondrial adenyl nucleotide antiporter SLC25A24; the protein is MYQVVRKLFFTDCQCAQDASKTYDDLFAKLDTNKDGKVDVSELKAGLAAMGINSGKDAAQEIMSSGDEDKDDGLDFIEFSNYLKEHEKKLRITFKSLDKNDDGQIDLTEIQQSLADLGLNISKEEAQKILQSIDVDGTMTLDWNEWREHFLFNPATDLQEIIRFWKHSTVLDIGDSLSIPDEFTEEEKTTGMWWKQLSAGAMAGAVSRTGTAPLDRMKVFMQVHSSKSNQISLVGGFKQMLKEGGLMSLWRGNGINVLKIAPETAIKFMAYEQFKKLLSSEPGKVKTHERFMAGSLAGATAQTVIYPMEVMKTRLTLRKTGQYSGMFDCAKKILKREGVKAFYKGYIPNLIGIIPYAGIDLAVYESLKNLWLSRYAKDSANPGVVVLLGCGTLSSTCGQLASYPLALIRTRMQAQASLEGSEQLPMNLMVKKILKNEGFFGLYRGILPNFMKVIPAVSISYVVYEHMRSELGIQK